One part of the Bdellovibrio sp. KM01 genome encodes these proteins:
- a CDS encoding cation:proton antiporter, with protein MHSLPAMISDLALILGTAGIVTLLFKRLNQPVVLGYLVAGFLIGPKVGLFGTVSSAEGVQLWADIGVIFLLFALGLEFSFKKLFRVGGSAGVTALFEVGFMTLIGFTTGKLLGWDLMDCLFLGGILAISSTSISMRTIEEMGFKNMKFVSIVMGVLVIEDLVAVLLLVFLTSIALTREFAGSDMLLSFLKLAFYLSLWFVVGIFWLPTAMKRAQKLLNEETILVVAVGLCLAMVVFAVKVGFSAALGAFITGSILAETIEGERIHHLVNPIKTLFSAVFFISVGMLIDPDVITAHWQVILLLSALVLIGKTLGVTVGSVLSGQTLKSSLQTGMSLSQIGEFSFIIATVGVGFKVVRPELYPLAVSVSVVTAFTTPFMIRMADGAYGLLERKLPRDLIDSLDRYSMFSFTMTAHKESRDQIRSYIFKIFLNVVIVIGVFLLMGRVTLPYLLNHQVEEGSAKFLTLTATLILSSPFLWALAFGRTKQFDSLVAGDSRGTQNYVFVVSRIMVAVGLIAAMVAQFVPLGWALGITAWMAIVVGYVLSTRLRAIYQWFENRFISNLTEDVHKVASKTHSQALAPWDAHLTEFRVPAEAHYVGLPLSELSIRERFGVTVALIERGRRKIMAPGADVMLMPQDIVFVIGNDIQLAVFKEFIDAEQDYQTLDSEISEYSLEKYLLTENSAFLGKSIRDSGLRETTHGLVVGIERQGRRMLNPDSAEILQIDDLLWIVGDRSRILDLA; from the coding sequence ATGCACAGTCTTCCGGCAATGATCAGCGATTTGGCTCTTATTCTTGGTACCGCAGGTATCGTGACTCTTCTCTTTAAAAGATTAAATCAACCCGTCGTCTTGGGTTATCTGGTTGCCGGATTTTTGATCGGACCTAAAGTCGGATTATTTGGAACTGTCAGCAGTGCTGAAGGCGTGCAGTTGTGGGCAGATATCGGGGTGATTTTTCTTTTGTTCGCCTTGGGGCTAGAGTTCAGTTTTAAGAAGCTGTTCCGTGTGGGTGGTTCGGCTGGTGTGACGGCATTGTTCGAAGTCGGATTCATGACCCTGATCGGTTTTACGACGGGTAAGCTTTTGGGTTGGGACTTGATGGATTGCCTGTTTCTGGGCGGCATCTTGGCAATATCTTCGACGTCGATTTCCATGCGTACGATTGAAGAGATGGGTTTCAAGAATATGAAATTCGTCAGCATCGTGATGGGTGTCCTGGTCATCGAAGATCTTGTGGCAGTTTTGTTGTTGGTATTTCTAACGTCAATTGCGCTGACTCGTGAATTCGCGGGCAGTGATATGTTGCTGTCGTTCCTAAAACTCGCGTTCTATCTGTCCCTGTGGTTTGTGGTGGGAATCTTTTGGTTGCCGACGGCAATGAAGCGCGCACAAAAGTTATTGAATGAAGAAACGATTCTAGTTGTGGCCGTTGGTTTGTGTCTTGCGATGGTGGTGTTTGCGGTGAAGGTGGGTTTTTCCGCAGCCTTGGGTGCCTTTATCACAGGATCGATCTTAGCTGAAACGATCGAAGGCGAGCGTATTCACCACTTAGTGAATCCGATCAAAACCTTATTCTCAGCCGTGTTCTTTATCTCAGTCGGAATGTTGATTGATCCGGATGTAATCACTGCGCACTGGCAGGTAATTCTGCTCTTGTCGGCGTTGGTCTTGATTGGAAAAACTTTGGGAGTGACAGTCGGAAGTGTCTTATCTGGTCAAACATTAAAGTCCAGTTTGCAGACAGGTATGAGTCTGTCACAAATTGGAGAATTTTCTTTTATTATCGCAACCGTCGGCGTGGGGTTTAAGGTCGTAAGGCCCGAGCTTTATCCTTTGGCCGTTTCAGTGAGTGTTGTGACAGCTTTTACGACGCCATTTATGATTCGAATGGCTGATGGAGCATATGGGTTGCTTGAAAGAAAATTGCCACGGGACCTTATTGACTCTTTAGATCGTTATTCGATGTTTTCTTTCACAATGACGGCGCATAAAGAATCCCGCGACCAAATCCGTTCTTACATCTTTAAGATTTTTTTGAATGTGGTGATCGTGATTGGCGTGTTTTTGCTGATGGGCCGAGTGACATTGCCTTATTTGTTAAATCACCAAGTTGAAGAAGGCTCTGCAAAGTTTCTGACTTTAACGGCAACTTTAATTTTAAGTTCGCCATTCCTATGGGCATTGGCTTTTGGTCGGACGAAGCAATTTGATAGCCTGGTCGCTGGCGATTCACGTGGAACTCAGAACTATGTCTTTGTGGTTTCCAGAATCATGGTGGCTGTTGGATTGATCGCTGCAATGGTTGCGCAATTTGTACCACTAGGTTGGGCATTGGGAATTACGGCGTGGATGGCAATCGTCGTTGGTTATGTTTTGTCGACCAGACTGCGCGCCATTTACCAATGGTTTGAAAATCGTTTTATTTCGAATTTAACTGAAGACGTTCATAAGGTGGCCTCGAAAACTCACAGCCAAGCATTAGCGCCTTGGGATGCCCATTTAACGGAATTCCGTGTGCCAGCAGAAGCTCACTATGTGGGATTGCCCTTGTCGGAACTTTCTATTCGTGAACGTTTTGGTGTGACCGTGGCATTGATTGAACGCGGGCGCAGAAAAATCATGGCCCCCGGCGCAGACGTCATGTTGATGCCTCAAGATATCGTATTCGTGATCGGAAATGATATTCAGCTCGCGGTCTTTAAAGAGTTTATCGATGCAGAACAAGATTACCAAACTCTTGATTCAGAGATTTCGGAATACTCTCTGGAAAAATATCTGCTAACTGAAAATTCGGCGTTCTTGGGAAAAAGCATCCGTGACAGCGGGCTTCGGGAAACAACCCATGGTCTGGTGGTCGGCATCGAACGCCAGGGGCGCCGTATGTTAAATCCCGACTCTGCCGAGATTTTGCAAATCGACGACCTTCTGTGGATCGTAGGCGATCGCTCGCGCATCCTGGATCTTGCCTAG